The following proteins come from a genomic window of Parambassis ranga chromosome 4, fParRan2.1, whole genome shotgun sequence:
- the LOC114434150 gene encoding C2 calcium-dependent domain-containing protein 4C, with protein MWVLDKIRGSVETSVLRQGENGDKKVVAPAYSNVLTPDKIPDFFIPPKLVSCPPEPEVPNVKPKEGLQPSTSEQTIGSGKKISSPRSPRLVAKIAGDTKNLLRAANRHIIQIESADDVVAGDTNADPQSQTAMSLPYVPKTQTSYGFATLKESPHTRRKESLFHCELTSPITSPNTQRKTPGKSSEVGNHLNPADYNTSHMNPYRYFSGGESDTCSSAESSPFSSPLLSRSASLLKIFTHETQAKVVKAKRTFARHSSLSTDECSSAEPSPNIQRRLNVPSLHSGAGASVQGLHREHTINLHKGGTVRISANYDSSTSRLLIRILVAESLYDKHFDIKSINCCVSVYLNPGKLQKQRSNIIKNSRNPVFNEDFFFDSISSIQVKNLSLKFKVVNKGTSLKRDTLLGEREVPLTKLLSGL; from the coding sequence ATGTGGGTTCTGGATAAGATCCGTGGGTCGGTGGAAACCAGCGTGCTGCGTCAGGGTGAGAATGGAGACAAGAAAGTTGTCGCCCCAGCATACAGCAATGTCCTCACCCCTGACAAGATCCCAGACTTCTTTATTCCTCCGAAGCTGGTCAGCTGTCCCCCAGAACCTGAGGTTCCCAATGTGAAGCCCAAAGAGGGGCTGCAGCCATCCACATCCGAGCAAACTATCGGCAGTGGGAAGAAGATTAGCAGCCCAAGAAGCCCGCGTCTGGTGGCAAAGATTGCAGGAGACACAAAGAACCTGCTGAGAGCAGCAAACCGCCACATCATTCAGATAGAGAGTGCTGATGATGTTGTGGCAggagacacaaatgcagaccCCCAGTCACAGACGGCGATGTCCTTGCCTTATGTTCCCAAGACTCAGACGTCTTATGGCTTTGCAACCTTAAAGGAAAGCCCGCACACTCGCCGCAAAGAGTCACTGTTCCACTGCGAGCTTACCAGTCCCATCACTTccccaaacacacagaggaagactcCGGGCAAAAGCAGCGAAGTAGGAAACCATCTGAATCCAGCTGACTACAACACCTCTCACATGAACCCTTATCGATATTTTAGTGGAGGAGAGAGTGACACTTGCTCCTCAGCTGAGTCCTCacccttctcttctcctctgctctcccgCTCTGCATCTTTACTCAAGATCTTCACACATGAGACGCAGGCCAAAGTTGTGAAAGCCAAGCGGACGTTTGCCCGCCACAGCTCCCTGTCCACCGACGAGTGCAGCTCAGCTGAGCCCAGCCCCAACATCCAGCGACGCCTCAATGTCCCCTCTCTCCACAGCGGCGCCGGGGCCTCTGTCCAGGGTCTCCACCGGGAGCACACCATCAACCTGCACAAAGGTGGAACAGTGAGAATCAGCGCCAACTATGACTCCAGCACCTCCCGCCTGCTCATCCGAATTCTGGTAGCAGAAAGTCTTTATGACAAACACTTTGACATCAAGAGCATCAACTGCTGCGTGTCCGTCTACCTGAACCCAGGCAAGCTGCAGAAGCAAAGGAGCAACATCATCAAAAACAGCCGCAACCCGGTCTTTAACGAGGACTTCTTCTTTGACTCCATAAGCTCCATTCAGGTGAAGAACCTCTCACTTAAGTTCAAGGTGGTGAACAAGGGCACTAGTCTCAAGAGGGATACACTGCTGGGAGAGCGAGAGGTGCCTCTGACCAAGCTGCTCTCGGGGCTTTAA
- the LOC114434151 gene encoding ubiquitin-conjugating enzyme E2 R2-like isoform X1 produces the protein MAQHGHHVASSQKALMLEMKSLQDEPVEGFKITLVDESDMYNWEVAIFGPPNTHYEGGYFKARIKFPVDYPYSPPSFRFLTKMWHPNIYENGDVCISILHPPVDDPQSGELPSERWNPTQNVRTILLSVISLLNEPNTFSPANVDASVMYRKWRDSKGKDREYIEIIRKQVLATKAEAERDGVKVPVTLDEYCVRTQVPPTDDGSNLLYDDYYDDEELEDEDDDEDNNEDCFYDEDDSGTEDS, from the exons ATGGCTCAGCATGGACATCATGTAGCCAGTTCCCAAAAAGCACTAATGCTGGAGATGAAAAGTCTTCAAGATGAGCCAGTGGAAGGTTTCAAGATAACTTTAGTGGACGAGTCGGACATGTACAACTGGGAAGTAGCAATATTCGGACCCCCAAATACACACTACGAGGGTGGTTATTTTAAG GCTCGGATCAAATTTCCCGTGGACTACCCGTACTCCCCTCCTTCTTTCCGCTTCCTCACCAAGATGTGGCACCCCAACATCTATGAA AATGGGGATGTGTGTATTTCAATCCTGCACCCACCAGTGGACGATCCACAGAGCGGAGAGCTGCCTTCAGAGAGGTGGAATCCCACACAGAATGTCAG GACCATCCTGCTCAGCGTGATCTCTCTGCTGAACGAACCCAACACATTCTCTCCAGCCAATGTGGACGCATCCGTCATGTACCGCAAGTGGAGGGACAGCAAGGGCAAGGACAGAGAGTACATCGAGATCATCAG gaagCAGGTGCTGGCTACCAAAGCTGAAGCGGAGCGGGATGGTGTGAAGGTTCCCGTCACGTTGGACGAGTACTGTGTCCGCACACAGGTCCCACCCACAGACGACGGCTCCAACCTCCTATATGACGACTACTACGATGACGAAGAGCTGGAGGATGAAGACGACGACGAGGACAACAACGAGGACTGTTTCTATGACGAGGACGACTCGGGCACAGAGGACTCCTGA
- the LOC114434151 gene encoding ubiquitin-conjugating enzyme E2 R2-like isoform X2, whose product MIKSLLYLQQELEARIKFPVDYPYSPPSFRFLTKMWHPNIYENGDVCISILHPPVDDPQSGELPSERWNPTQNVRTILLSVISLLNEPNTFSPANVDASVMYRKWRDSKGKDREYIEIIRKQVLATKAEAERDGVKVPVTLDEYCVRTQVPPTDDGSNLLYDDYYDDEELEDEDDDEDNNEDCFYDEDDSGTEDS is encoded by the exons ATGATCAAATCACTGTTGTATCTTCAACAAGAGCTTGAG GCTCGGATCAAATTTCCCGTGGACTACCCGTACTCCCCTCCTTCTTTCCGCTTCCTCACCAAGATGTGGCACCCCAACATCTATGAA AATGGGGATGTGTGTATTTCAATCCTGCACCCACCAGTGGACGATCCACAGAGCGGAGAGCTGCCTTCAGAGAGGTGGAATCCCACACAGAATGTCAG GACCATCCTGCTCAGCGTGATCTCTCTGCTGAACGAACCCAACACATTCTCTCCAGCCAATGTGGACGCATCCGTCATGTACCGCAAGTGGAGGGACAGCAAGGGCAAGGACAGAGAGTACATCGAGATCATCAG gaagCAGGTGCTGGCTACCAAAGCTGAAGCGGAGCGGGATGGTGTGAAGGTTCCCGTCACGTTGGACGAGTACTGTGTCCGCACACAGGTCCCACCCACAGACGACGGCTCCAACCTCCTATATGACGACTACTACGATGACGAAGAGCTGGAGGATGAAGACGACGACGAGGACAACAACGAGGACTGTTTCTATGACGAGGACGACTCGGGCACAGAGGACTCCTGA